Proteins from a genomic interval of Aureimonas sp. AU20:
- a CDS encoding nickel/cobalt transporter: MRSSLRLAGPTLVLLCLFSGVALAQSSLGIGNAEVTTVPSGPLAGVFMEILSIQRAFFVDLRHALVGIRDGQGGLSWLVGLSFVYGVFHAAGPGHGKAVISSYMLANEVELKRGIALSFASALAQGLSAGLIVAFGWVVLRGTSMSMTKVAFGLELASYLSVGLIGLWLVLRKGRALLRRLPSLALLLRPTGRGPEGLAFAGQGTFSDASQRRPRHLQRASGAYGADVCDDAAGDACDCGRPHILAPAELSAAGFSWRSGLAAVVAIGLRPCSGAIVVLTFALLNGLYGSGALSVAAMALGTAITVSALATLAVLAKDVVLRLGQGAARLRPLRAALELAGALLLVFLGFGLLLASLP; this comes from the coding sequence ATGCGTTCGTCCCTGCGCCTTGCCGGTCCCACGCTGGTTCTTCTCTGCCTGTTCAGCGGGGTGGCCCTCGCGCAGTCCTCGCTCGGCATCGGCAATGCGGAGGTGACCACGGTGCCGAGCGGACCGCTGGCCGGGGTCTTCATGGAAATCCTCAGCATCCAGCGCGCCTTCTTCGTGGATCTGCGCCATGCGCTGGTCGGCATCAGGGACGGGCAGGGCGGGCTGTCCTGGCTGGTCGGCCTGTCCTTCGTCTACGGCGTGTTCCACGCCGCCGGGCCGGGCCACGGCAAGGCTGTGATCTCCTCCTACATGCTCGCCAACGAGGTGGAGTTGAAGCGCGGCATCGCACTGTCCTTCGCCTCGGCGCTGGCCCAAGGCCTGTCGGCGGGCCTCATCGTTGCCTTCGGCTGGGTGGTGCTGCGCGGCACGTCGATGTCGATGACGAAGGTCGCCTTCGGTCTGGAACTCGCCTCCTATCTTTCGGTCGGCCTGATCGGCCTTTGGCTGGTCCTTCGAAAGGGGCGGGCGCTTCTGCGCCGCCTGCCGTCGCTCGCGCTTCTGCTGCGTCCGACGGGACGGGGGCCGGAGGGGCTGGCCTTCGCCGGGCAAGGCACCTTCTCCGATGCAAGCCAGCGCCGGCCCCGGCACCTGCAGCGAGCCTCGGGCGCCTATGGCGCGGATGTCTGCGACGATGCGGCGGGAGACGCCTGCGACTGCGGCCGGCCGCATATCCTGGCCCCGGCCGAGCTCAGCGCAGCCGGCTTTTCCTGGCGCTCGGGTCTGGCCGCCGTGGTGGCGATCGGCCTGCGCCCCTGCTCGGGCGCGATCGTGGTGCTGACCTTCGCGTTGCTCAACGGCCTCTACGGCAGCGGCGCGCTCTCGGTCGCCGCCATGGCGCTGGGCACGGCGATCACCGTGTCGGCGCTTGCCACGCTCGCGGTCCTGGCGAAGGACGTGGTTTTGCGCCTCGGCCAGGGCGCGGCGCGCCTGCGCCCCTTGCGCGCCGCGCTGGAACTGGCCGGCGCGCTGCTTCTGGTCTTTCTCGGCTTCGGACTGCTCCTGGCCTCGCTGCCCTGA